One Halomonas sp. M4R1S46 genomic window carries:
- a CDS encoding formate dehydrogenase beta subunit, with translation MSVRVFVPRDTTSLSLDADAVADRLQREASVRGLALTLVRNGSRGLAWLEPLVEVETATGRVAYGPVAPGDVPALLDTGLLEGRDTHPLALGPTEAIPYLERQQRLTFARIGVTDPLSIADYLALDGFRGLETALTREPQDIVEEVKASGLRGRGGAAFPTGIKWQTVLDTPADQKYIVCNADEGDSGTFADRLVMECDPYMLIEGMAIAGLAVGATQGYIYLRSEYPLAKEILDAAIARAEAAGYLGEDIRDSGRAFHLEVRLGAGAYICGEETSLLESLEGKRGLVRFKPPLPAIEGLFGRPTVVNNVLSLAAVPFILAEGALAYADHGMGRSRGTLALQLAGNVKRGGLVELAFGTTLRTLMEDFGGGTASGRPLRAVQVGGPLCAYLPESQWDMPLDYETFAEVGAGVGHGGVVMFDDSVDMAAQARFSMEFCKVESCGKCTPCRIGSTRGVEVIERVLAGDNRDANLELLGELCDTMEDGSLCAMGGMTPFPVRSALTHFPDDFRRAPEGDRS, from the coding sequence ATGTCTGTACGCGTCTTCGTGCCCCGTGACACCACGTCGCTGTCCCTCGACGCCGACGCCGTCGCCGACCGCCTCCAGCGCGAGGCCAGCGTCCGTGGCCTCGCCCTCACCCTGGTGCGCAACGGCTCCCGGGGACTGGCCTGGCTCGAACCCCTGGTGGAGGTCGAGACCGCCACCGGCCGGGTCGCCTACGGCCCGGTGGCGCCCGGCGACGTGCCGGCGCTGCTCGACACCGGCCTGCTCGAGGGCCGCGACACCCACCCGCTGGCCCTGGGACCGACCGAGGCGATTCCCTACCTGGAACGTCAGCAGCGTCTGACCTTCGCCCGCATCGGCGTCACCGACCCGCTGTCGATCGCCGACTACCTGGCCCTCGACGGTTTCCGCGGCCTCGAGACGGCGCTCACCCGCGAGCCCCAGGACATCGTCGAGGAGGTCAAGGCCTCCGGCCTGCGCGGCCGCGGCGGCGCGGCCTTCCCCACCGGCATCAAGTGGCAGACGGTGCTCGATACCCCGGCGGACCAGAAGTACATCGTCTGCAACGCCGACGAGGGCGACTCCGGCACCTTCGCCGATCGCCTGGTGATGGAATGCGATCCCTACATGCTGATCGAGGGCATGGCCATCGCCGGGCTCGCCGTGGGCGCCACCCAGGGCTACATCTACCTGCGCTCGGAATACCCGCTGGCCAAGGAGATCCTCGACGCCGCCATCGCCCGGGCCGAGGCCGCCGGCTACCTGGGCGAGGATATCCGCGACAGCGGCCGCGCCTTCCACCTGGAGGTGCGCCTGGGCGCCGGCGCCTACATCTGTGGCGAGGAGACCTCGCTGCTGGAGAGCCTCGAGGGCAAGCGCGGCCTGGTCCGCTTCAAGCCGCCGCTGCCGGCCATCGAGGGGCTGTTCGGCCGGCCCACCGTGGTCAACAACGTGCTGTCGCTGGCCGCCGTGCCCTTCATCCTCGCCGAGGGCGCGCTGGCCTACGCCGATCACGGCATGGGCCGCTCCCGCGGCACCCTGGCGCTGCAGCTGGCCGGCAACGTCAAGCGCGGCGGCCTGGTGGAGCTGGCCTTCGGCACCACCCTGCGCACGCTGATGGAAGACTTCGGCGGCGGCACCGCCAGCGGTCGTCCGCTGCGCGCCGTCCAGGTCGGCGGACCGCTGTGTGCCTACCTGCCCGAGAGCCAGTGGGACATGCCACTGGACTACGAAACCTTCGCCGAAGTCGGTGCGGGGGTCGGTCACGGCGGCGTGGTGATGTTCGACGACAGCGTGGACATGGCCGCCCAGGCCCGCTTCTCGATGGAATTCTGCAAGGTCGAATCCTGCGGCAAGTGCACCCCCTGCCGCATCGGCTCGACCCGCGGCGTGGAGGTGATCGAGCGAGTCCTCGCCGGCGACAACCGCGACGCCAACCTCGAGCTCCTCGGCGAGCTCTGCGACACCATGGAAGACGGTTCGCTGTGCGCCATGGGTGGCATGACGCCCTTCCCGGTGCGCAGCGCCCTGACCCACTTCCCCGACGACTTTCGGCGAGCGCCGGAAGGAGACCGCTCATGA
- a CDS encoding formate dehydrogenase subunit gamma, with protein sequence MSDSREWTPQSIQAEIDALKHKPGALLPILHALQDRFGFVPEGAVPLIAESLGQTRAEVHGVISFYHHFRTTPPGTHVVQICRAEACQAVGARRLEAHARARLGVDYHQTTPDREITLEAVYCLGNCACGPSLRVDDRVLGRVTADRFDALVDELRTQLLEVV encoded by the coding sequence ATGAGCGATTCCCGTGAGTGGACGCCGCAGTCGATCCAGGCCGAGATCGACGCCCTCAAGCACAAACCCGGCGCGCTGCTGCCGATCCTCCATGCCCTCCAGGACCGCTTCGGCTTCGTCCCCGAGGGGGCGGTCCCCCTCATCGCCGAATCGCTGGGCCAGACCCGCGCCGAAGTGCATGGAGTGATCAGCTTCTACCACCACTTCCGCACCACGCCCCCCGGCACCCACGTGGTCCAGATCTGCCGCGCCGAGGCCTGCCAGGCGGTAGGCGCCCGGCGGCTCGAGGCCCACGCCAGGGCCCGCCTGGGCGTCGACTACCACCAGACCACGCCCGATCGGGAGATCACCCTCGAGGCGGTCTACTGCCTGGGCAACTGCGCCTGCGGCCCCTCGCTGCGCGTCGACGACCGGGTGCTGGGCCGTGTCACCGCCGACCGCTTCGACGCCCTGGTCGACGAGCTGCGCACCCAGTTGCTGGAGGTAGTCTGA
- the fdhF gene encoding formate dehydrogenase subunit alpha: MIQHFDPRQHDRDLGTPAPAADAAPVRLEVDGVAISVPEGTSVLRAAALADINIPKLCATDSLEAFGSCRLCAVQVEGKRGTPAACTTPVAEGMRVTTQNDRLARLRRNIMELYISDHPLDCLTCPANGDCELQDMAGAVGLREVRYGFEGENHLAAEQDHSNPYFSFDPSKCIVCSRCVRACEEVQGTFALTIDGRGFDSKVAAGQAEAFMDSECVSCGACVQACPTSTLMEKSVIDAGQPEHSVITTCAYCGVGCSFEAQMKGDQLVRMVPYKGGDANHGHSCVKGRFAFGYATHPDRITTPMVRASLDQPWRQVGWEEAIAFAAERLQAIQAEHGRESIGGITSSRCTNEETYLVQKLIRAAFGNNNTDTCARVCHSPTGYGLKTTLGESAGTQTFDSVMEADAIIVIGANPTDAHPVFGSLMRKRLRQGASLIVADPRRIDLLKTPHLEDAQHLPLRPGTNVALVNALAHVVVAEGLEDHDFIAERCDTEAYRAWREFIRDERHAPEASEAITGVPAEAVRRAARTYATAGNGAIYYGLGVTEHSQGSTMVMGIANLALATGNIGREGVGVNPLRGQNNVQGSCDMGSFPHELPGYQHVADAEARGRFEAAWGVELDDEPGLRIPNMFDAAIEGSFKALYVQGEDIAQSDPDTQHVEAALSSLECLIVQDIFLNETAKYAHVLLPGSSFLEKDGTFTNAERRINRVRKVMPPLAGKADWEVTLELARALGYPMDYAHPSEIMDEIARLTPTFAGVSYARLETQGSLQWPCNAEHPLGTPTMHEVDFPIGKARFAITEYVATEERASRRFPLLLTTGRILSQYNVGAQTRRTDNQVWHDEDVLELHPSDAEVRGIRDGDWLGITSRAGQTVLRARLSERMQPGVVYTTFHHPGSGANVITTDSSDWATNCPEYKVTAVQVEKVSRPSAWQRRFDDFDRVQREYLDTARDTTAPHPEATP; this comes from the coding sequence ATGATTCAGCATTTCGACCCCCGCCAGCACGACAGGGATCTCGGCACGCCGGCGCCCGCCGCCGACGCGGCCCCGGTGCGCCTCGAGGTCGACGGCGTGGCGATCAGCGTGCCCGAGGGCACCTCGGTGCTGCGCGCCGCGGCGCTCGCCGATATCAACATTCCCAAGCTGTGCGCCACCGACAGCCTGGAGGCCTTCGGCTCCTGCCGGCTGTGCGCCGTCCAGGTGGAGGGCAAGCGCGGCACCCCGGCGGCCTGCACCACCCCGGTCGCCGAGGGCATGAGGGTCACCACCCAGAACGACCGCCTGGCCCGGCTGCGCCGCAACATCATGGAGCTCTACATCTCCGACCACCCGCTGGACTGCCTGACCTGCCCGGCCAACGGCGACTGCGAGCTGCAGGACATGGCCGGTGCCGTGGGCCTGCGCGAGGTGCGCTACGGCTTCGAGGGCGAGAACCACCTGGCCGCCGAGCAGGATCACTCCAACCCCTACTTCAGCTTCGACCCCAGCAAGTGCATCGTCTGCTCGCGCTGCGTGCGGGCCTGCGAGGAGGTCCAGGGGACCTTCGCGCTGACCATCGACGGCCGCGGCTTCGACTCGAAGGTCGCCGCGGGGCAGGCCGAGGCGTTCATGGACTCCGAGTGCGTGTCCTGCGGCGCCTGCGTCCAGGCCTGCCCGACCTCGACGCTGATGGAGAAGAGCGTCATCGACGCCGGCCAGCCCGAGCACAGCGTGATCACCACCTGTGCCTACTGCGGCGTGGGCTGCTCCTTCGAGGCGCAGATGAAGGGCGACCAGCTGGTACGCATGGTCCCCTACAAGGGCGGCGACGCGAACCACGGCCACTCCTGCGTCAAGGGTCGCTTCGCCTTCGGCTATGCCACCCACCCGGACCGCATCACCACGCCGATGGTCCGCGCGTCCCTCGACCAGCCCTGGCGCCAGGTCGGCTGGGAGGAGGCCATCGCCTTCGCCGCCGAGCGCCTCCAGGCGATCCAGGCCGAGCACGGCCGCGAGAGCATCGGTGGCATCACCTCCTCGCGCTGCACCAACGAGGAGACCTACCTGGTGCAGAAGCTGATCCGCGCGGCCTTCGGCAACAACAACACCGACACCTGCGCACGGGTCTGCCACTCGCCCACCGGCTACGGGCTCAAGACCACCCTGGGCGAGTCCGCCGGCACCCAGACCTTCGACTCGGTGATGGAGGCCGACGCCATCATCGTCATCGGCGCCAACCCCACCGACGCCCACCCGGTGTTCGGTTCGCTGATGCGCAAGCGGCTGCGCCAGGGCGCCTCGCTGATCGTCGCCGACCCGCGGCGCATCGACCTGCTCAAGACGCCCCACCTCGAGGACGCCCAGCACCTGCCGCTGCGCCCGGGCACCAACGTGGCACTGGTCAACGCCCTGGCCCATGTGGTGGTCGCGGAAGGCCTGGAGGACCACGACTTCATCGCCGAGCGCTGCGACACCGAGGCGTATCGTGCCTGGCGCGAGTTCATCCGTGACGAGCGCCACGCCCCCGAGGCCAGCGAGGCGATCACCGGCGTGCCCGCCGAGGCCGTGCGCCGCGCCGCGCGCACCTACGCCACCGCCGGCAACGGTGCCATCTACTACGGCCTGGGCGTCACCGAGCACAGCCAGGGCTCGACCATGGTGATGGGCATCGCCAACCTGGCACTCGCCACCGGCAACATCGGCCGCGAGGGCGTGGGCGTGAACCCGCTGCGCGGCCAGAACAACGTGCAGGGCTCCTGCGACATGGGCTCCTTCCCCCATGAATTGCCGGGCTACCAGCATGTCGCCGATGCCGAGGCCCGCGGGCGGTTCGAGGCGGCCTGGGGCGTCGAGCTCGACGACGAGCCGGGGCTGCGCATCCCCAACATGTTCGACGCCGCCATCGAGGGCAGCTTCAAGGCGCTCTACGTCCAGGGCGAGGACATCGCCCAGTCCGACCCCGACACCCAGCACGTGGAGGCGGCGCTGTCCTCGCTGGAGTGCCTGATCGTCCAGGACATCTTCCTCAACGAGACCGCCAAGTACGCCCATGTGCTGCTGCCGGGCTCGAGCTTCCTGGAGAAGGATGGCACCTTCACCAACGCCGAGCGGCGCATCAACCGCGTCCGCAAGGTGATGCCGCCGCTGGCCGGCAAGGCCGACTGGGAGGTCACCCTCGAGCTGGCCCGGGCCCTGGGTTACCCCATGGACTACGCCCACCCGTCCGAGATCATGGACGAGATCGCCCGGCTCACCCCGACCTTCGCCGGGGTCAGCTACGCCCGGCTCGAGACGCAGGGCAGCCTGCAGTGGCCCTGCAACGCCGAGCATCCGCTGGGCACCCCGACCATGCACGAGGTTGACTTCCCGATCGGCAAGGCCCGCTTCGCGATCACCGAGTACGTGGCCACCGAGGAGCGCGCCAGCCGCCGCTTCCCGCTGCTGCTGACCACCGGGCGGATCCTCTCCCAGTACAATGTCGGCGCCCAGACCCGGCGCACCGACAACCAGGTGTGGCACGACGAGGACGTGCTCGAGCTGCATCCGTCCGACGCCGAGGTGCGCGGCATCCGCGACGGCGACTGGCTGGGCATCACCAGCCGCGCCGGCCAGACGGTGCTGCGGGCACGGCTCAGCGAGCGCATGCAACCCGGGGTGGTCTACACCACCTTCCACCACCCGGGCAGCGGCGCCAACGTGATCACCACCGACAGCTCCGACTGGGCCACCAACTGTCCCGAGTACAAGGTCACCGCGGTCCAGGTGGAGAAGGTCAGCCGGCCCTCCGCCTGGCAGCGCCGCTTCGACGACTTCGACCGGGTGCAGCGCGAGTACCTGGACACGGCCCGGGATACCACGGCGCCCCACCCGGAAGCGACGCCATGA
- a CDS encoding glycine zipper 2TM domain-containing protein, producing the protein MSKSIVVGSTLAVLGLGGMAFGAWQIQESRQPQFADITGVEPLTRTVETPREVCEDVVVQQQAPTRDPHSVVGTAAGAIVGGLLGNQVGGGSGKKIATVAGAVGGGLAGREVQKRIESGQTVATTQRQCQTVTDSHQETVGYEVSWHYDGQQHTTQLDRRPEGERVRVVNGEPQWREPQA; encoded by the coding sequence ATGAGCAAGTCGATCGTGGTGGGGAGCACCCTGGCCGTGCTGGGGCTGGGGGGCATGGCCTTCGGTGCCTGGCAGATCCAGGAAAGCCGTCAGCCGCAGTTCGCCGATATCACCGGCGTGGAGCCCCTGACCCGCACCGTGGAGACGCCGCGGGAAGTCTGCGAGGACGTGGTGGTCCAGCAGCAGGCGCCGACCCGCGACCCGCATAGCGTGGTCGGCACCGCCGCCGGCGCCATCGTCGGCGGCCTGCTGGGCAACCAGGTCGGCGGTGGCAGCGGCAAGAAGATCGCCACCGTGGCGGGGGCCGTCGGCGGCGGCCTGGCCGGTCGCGAGGTGCAGAAGCGCATCGAGTCCGGCCAGACGGTCGCCACCACCCAGCGCCAGTGCCAGACGGTGACCGATTCCCACCAGGAAACGGTGGGCTACGAGGTCAGCTGGCACTACGACGGCCAGCAACACACCACCCAGCTGGATCGGCGCCCCGAGGGCGAGCGGGTCCGGGTGGTCAACGGTGAGCCGCAGTGGCGGGAGCCCCAGGCCTAG
- the fdhD gene encoding formate dehydrogenase accessory sulfurtransferase FdhD has protein sequence MTANAEARGRVAGEPGADAASAVARHPVEVHRGPTGWYAEALEDALAREVPVALVYNGISHAVMMATPEDLEDFALGFSLSEGLLAHPHECYDLTVREETRGLAVHLTIASQRLAELKARRRNLAGRTGCGLCGTEALEQAIRPIPVVQAPALADAAIQRALAGLADHQALQAATGATHGAAWCDGLGRIRLVREDVGRHNALDKLIGALSRQGGPDADGFALVSSRASYEMVHKSASAGIGALVAVSAATALAVEQARAADLLLVGFARPGRHLVYHRPAAAPPAARAHG, from the coding sequence ATGACCGCGAACGCGGAGGCAAGGGGGCGTGTGGCCGGCGAGCCAGGAGCGGACGCGGCCTCCGCGGTGGCGCGCCACCCCGTGGAGGTCCACCGTGGCCCCACGGGCTGGTACGCCGAGGCGCTCGAGGATGCCCTGGCCCGGGAGGTGCCGGTGGCGCTGGTCTACAACGGCATCTCCCACGCGGTGATGATGGCCACGCCCGAGGACCTCGAGGACTTCGCCCTGGGCTTCAGCCTCTCCGAGGGGCTCCTGGCGCACCCTCACGAGTGCTATGACCTGACGGTCCGCGAGGAAACGCGGGGACTGGCCGTGCACCTGACGATCGCCAGCCAGCGACTGGCGGAACTCAAGGCCCGCCGGCGCAACCTGGCCGGGCGCACCGGCTGCGGCCTGTGCGGCACCGAGGCGCTGGAGCAGGCGATCCGGCCCATTCCGGTGGTGCAGGCGCCGGCACTGGCCGACGCGGCCATCCAGCGTGCCCTGGCCGGACTGGCCGATCACCAGGCACTGCAGGCGGCCACCGGTGCCACGCACGGCGCGGCCTGGTGCGACGGGCTCGGGCGCATCCGGCTGGTCCGCGAGGACGTGGGCCGCCACAACGCCCTGGACAAGCTGATCGGCGCCCTGTCGCGGCAGGGAGGCCCCGACGCCGACGGCTTCGCCCTGGTCTCGAGCCGCGCCAGCTACGAGATGGTCCACAAGAGCGCCAGCGCCGGCATCGGCGCCCTGGTGGCCGTCTCGGCGGCCACCGCCCTGGCGGTGGAGCAGGCCCGGGCGGCCGACCTGCTGCTGGTCGGCTTCGCCCGCCCCGGCCGCCACCTGGTCTATCATCGCCCCGCCGCCGCACCTCCGGCGGCCCGGGCCCATGGCTGA
- a CDS encoding formate dehydrogenase subunit delta, producing MSRDHVTTLVQMVNQIAINLGAGREATQAAQAVCTHLETFWARPMKQRLIACLGEADHGLSPLAREAVARLADRQSAKAG from the coding sequence ATGTCACGAGATCACGTCACCACCCTGGTACAGATGGTCAACCAGATCGCCATCAACCTGGGCGCCGGTCGCGAAGCGACACAGGCCGCCCAGGCGGTCTGCACCCACCTGGAAACCTTCTGGGCCCGTCCCATGAAGCAGCGCCTGATCGCCTGCCTGGGCGAGGCCGACCACGGCCTGTCCCCCCTGGCCCGGGAGGCCGTGGCGCGACTGGCCGACCGCCAGTCCGCCAAGGCCGGCTGA
- a CDS encoding NAD(P)/FAD-dependent oxidoreductase codes for MSVSNDTEHVASWYAATAKASPERPALEGEVSCDVCVVGAGFTGLSAALHLAEQGHRVVVLEAARVGFGASGRNGGQIVNSYSRDMDVIEAKYGADTARALGDMAFEGNRIIRERIARYGIDCDLRDGNLFAACNARQMQGLVEHKALWERYGHRELELLEGEAVKREVTSERYVGALVDHSGGHLHPLNLVLGQAAAVESLGGVIHERTPVTAVEHGQPVRLATPRGEVRAERVVMAGNAYHQGIMPALEGKSMPCGTQIITTEPLGEARARALLPNNLAVEDCNYLLDYFRLTADNRLIYGGGVNYGGQDPADIEAVIRPKMEKTFPGLADVRVDYAWSGTFLMTLNRLPQFGVLNDNVYYAQGYSGHGVTCTHLAGRLIAEAMTGREERFDAFADLPHLPFPGGRMLRVPLSAMGAWYYETRDRLGI; via the coding sequence ATGAGCGTCTCGAACGATACCGAACACGTCGCATCCTGGTACGCCGCCACCGCCAAGGCGTCCCCCGAGCGGCCCGCCCTGGAAGGCGAGGTGAGCTGCGACGTCTGCGTGGTGGGGGCCGGCTTCACCGGCCTCTCCGCGGCCCTTCACCTCGCCGAGCAGGGCCACAGGGTGGTGGTCCTGGAGGCCGCCCGGGTGGGCTTCGGGGCCTCCGGGCGCAACGGCGGCCAGATCGTCAACAGCTACAGCCGCGACATGGATGTCATCGAGGCCAAGTACGGCGCCGACACGGCCCGGGCGCTGGGCGACATGGCCTTCGAGGGCAACCGTATCATCCGCGAGCGCATCGCCCGCTATGGCATCGACTGTGACCTGCGCGACGGCAACCTCTTCGCCGCCTGCAACGCCAGGCAGATGCAGGGGCTGGTCGAGCACAAGGCGCTCTGGGAGCGCTACGGCCACCGCGAGCTCGAACTGCTGGAGGGGGAGGCGGTCAAGCGCGAGGTGACCTCCGAGCGCTACGTGGGGGCCCTGGTGGACCATTCCGGCGGCCACCTCCATCCACTCAACCTGGTGCTGGGCCAGGCCGCAGCGGTCGAGTCCCTGGGGGGCGTGATCCATGAACGCACGCCGGTGACGGCCGTCGAGCACGGCCAGCCGGTGCGCCTCGCCACGCCGCGTGGCGAGGTGCGGGCCGAGCGGGTGGTGATGGCCGGCAACGCCTACCACCAGGGCATCATGCCGGCGCTGGAGGGCAAGTCCATGCCCTGCGGCACCCAGATCATCACCACCGAGCCGTTGGGCGAGGCCCGGGCCCGGGCGCTGCTGCCCAACAACCTCGCCGTCGAGGACTGCAACTACCTGCTGGACTACTTCCGGCTGACCGCCGACAACCGCCTGATCTATGGCGGCGGCGTCAACTACGGCGGCCAGGATCCCGCCGACATCGAGGCGGTCATCCGGCCCAAGATGGAGAAGACCTTCCCGGGCCTCGCGGACGTGCGGGTCGACTACGCCTGGAGCGGCACCTTCCTGATGACGCTCAACCGGCTGCCGCAGTTCGGGGTGCTCAACGACAACGTCTACTACGCCCAGGGCTATTCCGGTCACGGCGTGACCTGTACCCACCTGGCCGGCCGTCTGATCGCCGAGGCCATGACCGGCCGCGAGGAGCGTTTCGACGCCTTTGCCGATCTGCCGCACCTGCCGTTCCCGGGCGGGCGGATGCTGCGGGTGCCGCTCTCGGCCATGGGCGCCTGGTACTACGAGACCCGCGACCGCCTGGGGATCTGA
- a CDS encoding GcvT family protein, with the protein MATLPKQADAVIIGQGGIVGASVAHHLIELGWDNLVGLDKSAIPSDIGSTAHASDFCYMTAHDKMSCYTTTYSQRFYENLGHYARIGGLEVARVGDDARMAELARKVDSGKAFGTRARLIGPDEAAERFPLLDKTLIQGALWDPDAGLVVPRSQQVAGELIERAKASGRLTTFTDTPALDIDVRDGRVCGVETPKGYIATSVVIVTSGIWGPIPAALGGAALPLMPVEHPLLFFGPFDTFAGTGKEIGYPLLRDQGTSAYLRDTGDPVTTEGGQIEWGYYETTSPRLVRPHEILERHQARLSPSMRDLELDQVVTAFERAIELTPVLGDLGWDEKHSFNGLLSVTVDGGALVGESPETRGLWLCEAVWVKDGPGMGKVLADWLTTGRPALDPHGIDIARFYPVQTTPDYVYGRCEEIARKIYDPAVHPREPFASGRNLRRGPFWPREVELGGHFMETAGWERAHGYAANDHLLERYGDRVPERPAEWDARHFWRVSNAEHLAMSDDVGMINLSHFAIYDLIGPDAEALLEYLSVARVGGATPAGKGVYTHFLDEAGGVHSDLTIVRLAADAFRVICGGDTGPRDRVWITRLAEARDLTRWRLEDRTDGLATLGVWGPNARRTLQRVADDPGALDEEAFPFATAREIRLRGLPVWAFRISYVGEQGWELYVPFSYGLALWDLLFAQGVTPVGIETYANSRRLEKSLRLQNADLLTEYNLYEAGLARPKVKPEDFHGKAAYLEQRGRERQPAYLCTLTLEDHHDARGVPRYPVGHAPLLDPGSGEVLVDALGRRSYVTSFAFGPSLGKTIALGYLPAEVAREGDTLLMEYFGERYPLHIEAVGYQPLYDPENRRPKS; encoded by the coding sequence ATGGCGACACTCCCCAAGCAGGCGGATGCGGTGATCATCGGCCAGGGCGGCATCGTCGGAGCTTCCGTGGCCCACCATCTGATCGAGCTGGGCTGGGACAACCTGGTGGGGCTCGACAAGTCCGCCATCCCCTCGGACATCGGCTCCACGGCTCACGCCTCGGACTTCTGCTACATGACCGCCCACGACAAGATGTCGTGCTACACCACCACCTACAGCCAGCGGTTCTACGAGAACCTGGGCCACTATGCGCGGATCGGCGGCCTGGAGGTGGCCCGGGTCGGCGACGACGCGCGCATGGCGGAACTCGCCCGCAAGGTCGACTCGGGCAAGGCCTTCGGCACCCGGGCGCGCCTGATCGGCCCGGACGAGGCCGCCGAACGCTTCCCTCTGCTGGACAAGACGCTCATCCAGGGGGCCCTCTGGGACCCGGACGCCGGCCTGGTGGTGCCGCGCTCCCAGCAGGTCGCCGGCGAGCTGATCGAACGGGCGAAGGCCTCCGGCAGGCTCACCACCTTCACCGACACCCCGGCGCTGGACATCGACGTCCGCGACGGCCGGGTCTGCGGGGTCGAGACCCCCAAGGGCTACATCGCCACCTCGGTGGTCATCGTCACCTCCGGCATCTGGGGCCCGATTCCGGCGGCGCTGGGTGGCGCCGCCCTGCCGCTGATGCCCGTCGAGCACCCACTGCTGTTCTTCGGCCCCTTCGACACCTTCGCCGGCACCGGCAAGGAGATCGGCTACCCGCTGCTGCGCGATCAGGGCACCTCGGCCTACCTGCGCGACACGGGCGACCCCGTCACCACCGAGGGCGGGCAGATCGAGTGGGGCTACTACGAGACCACCAGCCCCAGGCTGGTCCGCCCCCACGAGATCCTGGAGCGCCACCAGGCGCGGCTCTCGCCCTCCATGCGCGACCTGGAGCTCGACCAGGTCGTGACCGCCTTCGAGCGGGCGATCGAGCTCACCCCCGTGCTCGGCGACCTGGGCTGGGACGAGAAGCACTCCTTCAACGGCCTGCTCTCGGTCACCGTCGATGGCGGGGCGCTGGTCGGCGAGTCCCCCGAGACCCGCGGCCTGTGGCTCTGCGAGGCGGTGTGGGTCAAGGACGGCCCGGGAATGGGCAAGGTACTGGCCGACTGGCTGACCACCGGGCGACCGGCGCTCGACCCCCACGGCATCGACATCGCCCGCTTCTACCCGGTGCAGACGACGCCGGACTATGTCTATGGCCGCTGCGAGGAGATCGCCCGCAAGATCTACGACCCGGCGGTGCATCCCCGCGAGCCCTTCGCATCCGGCCGCAACCTGCGCCGCGGCCCCTTCTGGCCTCGCGAGGTGGAACTCGGCGGGCACTTCATGGAGACGGCGGGCTGGGAGCGCGCCCACGGCTATGCCGCCAACGACCACCTGCTGGAGCGCTATGGCGATCGGGTGCCGGAGCGCCCGGCCGAGTGGGACGCGCGCCACTTCTGGCGGGTCTCCAACGCCGAACACCTGGCGATGAGCGACGACGTGGGCATGATCAACCTGTCCCACTTCGCCATCTACGACCTGATCGGGCCCGATGCCGAGGCCCTGCTGGAGTACCTGTCGGTGGCCCGGGTGGGCGGGGCGACGCCCGCCGGCAAGGGCGTCTACACCCATTTCCTCGACGAGGCCGGCGGCGTGCACTCCGACCTGACCATCGTGCGCCTGGCCGCCGACGCCTTCCGGGTGATCTGCGGCGGCGACACCGGTCCCCGCGATCGGGTGTGGATCACCCGCCTGGCCGAGGCCCGCGACCTGACCCGCTGGCGCCTGGAGGATCGCACCGACGGTCTGGCCACCCTGGGGGTCTGGGGGCCTAATGCGCGCCGCACCCTGCAACGGGTGGCCGATGACCCCGGCGCGCTCGACGAGGAGGCCTTCCCCTTCGCCACGGCCCGGGAGATCCGGCTGCGCGGCCTGCCGGTGTGGGCCTTCCGCATCTCCTACGTGGGCGAGCAGGGCTGGGAGCTCTACGTGCCGTTCAGCTACGGCCTGGCCCTGTGGGACCTGCTGTTCGCGCAGGGCGTCACCCCGGTGGGGATCGAGACCTACGCCAACAGCCGGCGCCTGGAGAAGAGCCTGCGGCTGCAGAACGCCGACCTGCTGACCGAGTACAACCTCTATGAGGCCGGACTCGCCCGGCCCAAGGTCAAGCCCGAGGACTTCCACGGCAAGGCGGCCTACCTGGAGCAGCGCGGCCGCGAGCGCCAGCCGGCCTACCTCTGCACCCTGACCCTGGAGGACCATCACGACGCCAGGGGTGTACCCCGCTATCCGGTGGGCCATGCGCCGCTCCTCGACCCCGGGAGCGGCGAGGTGCTGGTGGATGCCCTGGGCCGGCGGTCCTACGTGACCAGCTTCGCCTTCGGCCCTTCGCTGGGCAAGACCATCGCCCTGGGCTACCTGCCGGCGGAGGTCGCCCGGGAAGGCGACACCCTGCTGATGGAGTACTTCGGCGAACGCTACCCGCTGCACATCGAGGCGGTGGGCTACCAGCCGCTGTACGATCCCGAGAACCGGCGACCCAAGAGCTGA